In Gemmata obscuriglobus, a single genomic region encodes these proteins:
- a CDS encoding TIGR02996 domain-containing protein: MSEEDALLKAVIADAGDDTPRLVYADWLDEHDAPIQAEFIRTQCRLASCSIADPEYPELLERAAEVELRFGLALRLTAPQLPSGFKHEREFRRGFPHFAVADWEVDPVPHHEGRVPPGNEQVDRVCAALPDLVANTTVRHLALQRMTPDVLARVLAEPAARVLTGLTVSPVEPDAEGGDALIRVIGRSPVVANLEHLDLATPSTVAGLAALNANPDRFRTLDLPALSGRREDIPALARAAWFRGLRDVFMRRVERPLQGPLLVALAGAPRLESLTVWHLQPTALKALGSATGFPELARLTFEFCDDTGRIAARLAGGRFPRLADLTISGLDDDTFAPLLGARWFPQLHTFDSSGGSLTDASAAALSKSPAAPRLRVLKVWGNWFTKAGLAALGNGARFPALAALTLDLSVGDTRVRPDALARFAAGLSLSRLRYLDLGGWPLGDAGAKALAANPHLANVTRLRLAGCGIGDRGLTALARSRHLQGLLELSVYNNTLKKAAALLVPDRLPRLAALNLDVNPIRPADRAALHRARGWLV, translated from the coding sequence ATGAGCGAGGAAGACGCCCTGCTGAAAGCCGTTATCGCGGACGCGGGGGACGACACCCCGCGGCTCGTGTACGCCGACTGGCTCGACGAGCACGACGCGCCGATTCAGGCGGAGTTCATCCGCACACAGTGCCGGCTCGCGAGTTGTTCTATCGCTGATCCGGAATACCCCGAGTTGCTCGAACGGGCCGCGGAGGTCGAGTTGCGGTTCGGGTTGGCGCTGCGGCTCACCGCGCCACAACTGCCGTCGGGGTTCAAGCACGAGCGCGAGTTCCGGCGGGGGTTTCCGCACTTCGCCGTCGCCGATTGGGAGGTAGATCCAGTTCCCCATCATGAAGGTCGTGTTCCGCCGGGCAACGAGCAGGTTGACCGCGTGTGTGCCGCGTTGCCCGATCTGGTTGCGAACACGACCGTTCGCCACCTCGCGCTACAACGGATGACTCCAGACGTGCTGGCACGCGTGCTCGCAGAACCGGCGGCGCGGGTGCTCACCGGTCTGACCGTCAGCCCGGTCGAGCCCGACGCCGAGGGCGGGGACGCGCTCATTCGCGTGATCGGCCGCTCGCCGGTGGTCGCGAACCTCGAACACCTGGACCTGGCCACCCCCAGCACGGTGGCCGGCTTGGCCGCACTGAACGCGAACCCCGACCGGTTCCGCACGCTCGACCTACCGGCGCTGTCCGGGCGCCGGGAAGATATTCCGGCGCTGGCGCGAGCCGCGTGGTTCCGCGGACTGCGGGACGTATTCATGAGGCGCGTGGAGCGCCCGCTACAAGGGCCGCTGCTTGTGGCGCTGGCGGGGGCGCCGCGGCTCGAATCGCTGACCGTTTGGCACCTCCAGCCGACGGCGCTCAAGGCGCTCGGGAGTGCCACCGGGTTTCCCGAACTCGCGCGGCTCACGTTCGAGTTCTGTGATGACACCGGCCGTATCGCGGCCCGGCTCGCCGGGGGCCGGTTTCCGCGGCTCGCGGATCTCACGATTTCCGGCCTGGACGACGACACGTTCGCCCCGCTGCTCGGCGCGCGGTGGTTCCCGCAACTGCACACGTTCGATTCGTCCGGCGGAAGCCTGACCGATGCGAGCGCCGCGGCTCTGTCAAAGAGCCCCGCCGCGCCCCGCTTGCGCGTGCTCAAGGTGTGGGGTAACTGGTTCACGAAGGCGGGGCTCGCCGCGCTCGGCAACGGGGCGCGGTTCCCGGCCCTCGCCGCGCTCACGCTCGACCTGTCCGTCGGCGACACGCGCGTGCGGCCGGACGCGCTGGCCCGGTTCGCGGCCGGGCTCAGCTTGTCGCGCCTTCGGTACCTGGACCTCGGCGGGTGGCCGCTCGGCGACGCCGGCGCGAAGGCCCTTGCGGCCAACCCGCACCTCGCGAACGTGACCCGCCTGCGCCTCGCGGGGTGCGGAATCGGTGACCGCGGGCTCACCGCGCTGGCCCGGTCGCGGCACCTGCAGGGCCTGCTCGAACTGAGCGTGTACAACAATACGCTGAAAAAGGCGGCGGCCCTGCTCGTTCCGGACCGGCTCCCCCGGCTCGCCGCGCTCAACCTGGACGTCAACCCGATCAGGCCCGCGGACCGCGCCGCGCTCCACCGCGCGCGCGGGTGGCTGGTGTAG
- a CDS encoding TIGR02996 domain-containing protein: MSDQAALLDAIREQPDEDTPRLAYADWLDEHAPDGKPSPARGPSARADYIRVQCRLAERPYDDPEYPALLELEEELARWLDAHADHTHPELPADLEWGRSFSYGGDGAYRRGFPDEVEYTDYDEEPEENIDRITTALGQAFRSATISTLRLEDAYGEEVAGVVNGPLAARLRGLSLDYFADEDEAAAVRGIVGSPHLTNLRRLDLEFELTPDESRVLAKAPNLGALEALLLGETTYAGLKALGAAGWFRNLRSLCLWMNSRDTFRALGELPPMPNLVHLALVGDVEPTAAASRRFVASDSFPRLARLELNQLRLPLDALARAPWPLRHLSLEGVELRKDGVAALVKAGFAGSLRVLELSGCRVTVGSVQALAAAPVLAGLKHLNLSGNPVGPGGLTALARGPHLRGLRLLNLNRCNAPKSPLNASTVQTFLAALDMPELRHLMLDELPVGVPGARTLAAGGFSRLTKLDLNGCGLREAGTRVLCESEGLPDVTLLDLGNNNGGKGPVKLASSKTFPRLGYCDLRGSRVAKEALAKLRKRPGLWV, translated from the coding sequence ATGAGCGATCAGGCCGCGCTGCTGGACGCGATCCGCGAGCAGCCCGACGAGGACACCCCGCGGCTCGCCTACGCCGACTGGCTCGACGAGCACGCGCCCGACGGCAAGCCGTCCCCGGCCCGCGGCCCGTCGGCGCGGGCCGATTACATCCGGGTGCAGTGCCGGCTCGCCGAGCGGCCCTACGACGACCCGGAGTACCCCGCCCTCCTCGAACTCGAAGAGGAGCTGGCCCGGTGGCTCGACGCGCACGCCGACCACACGCACCCCGAACTGCCGGCCGATCTGGAGTGGGGCCGGAGCTTCTCCTACGGCGGCGACGGCGCGTACCGCCGCGGGTTCCCGGACGAGGTCGAGTACACCGACTACGACGAGGAGCCCGAGGAGAACATCGACCGCATCACGACCGCCCTGGGGCAGGCGTTTCGGAGCGCCACCATCAGCACGCTGCGGCTCGAAGACGCCTACGGGGAAGAGGTCGCGGGCGTGGTCAACGGCCCGCTCGCGGCCCGGCTCCGCGGGCTGTCGCTGGACTACTTCGCGGACGAGGACGAGGCCGCGGCGGTGCGCGGGATCGTCGGCTCGCCGCACCTCACCAACTTGCGCCGACTGGACCTTGAGTTCGAACTCACACCGGACGAGTCGCGTGTGCTGGCGAAGGCCCCCAACCTGGGCGCGCTGGAGGCCCTGCTGCTCGGTGAGACCACTTACGCCGGCCTGAAAGCGCTGGGCGCGGCCGGGTGGTTTCGCAACTTGCGGTCGCTGTGCCTGTGGATGAACAGCCGCGACACGTTCCGCGCCCTCGGCGAGCTGCCGCCGATGCCGAACCTGGTTCACCTCGCGCTCGTGGGCGATGTCGAGCCCACGGCCGCCGCGAGCCGCCGGTTCGTCGCGTCCGACTCGTTCCCGCGGCTCGCCCGGCTGGAGCTGAACCAGCTCCGGTTGCCGCTGGACGCACTGGCACGCGCCCCGTGGCCGCTGCGGCACCTGTCGCTGGAGGGCGTGGAGCTGCGCAAGGACGGGGTCGCGGCGCTGGTCAAGGCGGGCTTCGCCGGTTCGCTCCGCGTGCTGGAGCTGAGCGGCTGCCGGGTCACGGTCGGGAGCGTCCAGGCGCTCGCCGCGGCGCCCGTGCTCGCCGGGCTGAAGCACCTGAACCTGAGCGGCAACCCGGTGGGGCCGGGCGGGCTGACCGCGCTCGCTCGCGGCCCCCACCTGCGCGGGCTGCGGCTGCTCAACCTGAACCGGTGCAACGCCCCGAAGAGCCCGCTCAACGCGAGCACCGTGCAGACGTTTCTGGCGGCGCTCGACATGCCGGAGCTGCGGCACCTGATGCTCGACGAACTGCCGGTCGGGGTGCCCGGGGCGCGGACCCTCGCGGCCGGCGGCTTCTCGCGCCTCACGAAGCTCGACCTCAACGGGTGCGGGCTGCGCGAGGCGGGGACGCGCGTGCTGTGTGAGTCCGAGGGCCTGCCGGACGTGACACTCCTCGACCTGGGGAACAACAACGGCGGCAAGGGGCCGGTCAAGCTGGCCAGTTCGAAAACGTTCCCGCGGCTCGGGTACTGCGACCTGCGCGGCAGCCGGGTCGCGAAAGAGGCCCTCGCCAAGCTCCGGAAGCGGCCCGGGCTGTGGGTGTGA
- a CDS encoding TIGR02996 domain-containing protein yields the protein MTDTDADALLRAIVSNPDDDTARLVYADWLQENGRAEQGEFIRTQCRLAAATPEDPEYPELLERDEELRLWLTAHAPESRPDFGGGLAAGGDESHWWVSHRGFSRFLSFDGDRHPGVRAVRPLAAALARAFERVPTRWLVLTFVSPEQLLALLKYPVLEGLRRLTIQFRPGAVEETNDAVRALAACPHLRNLRGLFLASRFEDAVCEALAAAPWGGLETFSGPCNDLSPVGFRVLAAAPWFRQLRVLSVGGQFPADVFEELCGLPPLPRLHTLTLAGSTAPPAAWDAFARSRTFPALADLKCEYNMMTEGRFEALAGATGFALRALSVTACGLSPGAAAALAAAPWASALRVLKLTWTALPPGDLKALAVCRRLTALQQLDLSHNSRFGPAALAGLAANPALAGLRSLRLAGYRGPGALNTTHFDRFLAKLNWPDLRHLDLSGQPVGPTAVRRLADPKFAPLRRLGLRECRLTDAAVARLLAAPALQDLIELDLDDNRLKTGPAALGDRATLPNLASCSLSSNKLPPALVRKLRKRPGVIGL from the coding sequence ATGACGGACACCGACGCCGACGCCCTGCTCCGCGCGATCGTCTCCAACCCGGACGACGACACCGCCCGCCTCGTGTACGCCGACTGGCTCCAGGAGAACGGCCGCGCGGAGCAGGGCGAGTTCATCCGCACCCAGTGCCGGCTCGCGGCGGCCACGCCCGAGGACCCGGAGTACCCGGAGCTGCTGGAGCGCGACGAGGAGCTCCGGCTGTGGCTCACCGCCCACGCGCCCGAGTCGCGGCCGGACTTCGGCGGCGGGCTGGCCGCGGGCGGCGACGAGTCGCACTGGTGGGTGTCGCACCGCGGGTTCTCGCGGTTCCTCTCGTTCGACGGCGACCGGCACCCCGGGGTGCGGGCCGTGCGCCCGCTCGCCGCCGCCCTCGCGCGGGCCTTCGAGCGGGTCCCGACCCGGTGGCTGGTGCTCACGTTCGTCAGCCCCGAGCAGTTGCTCGCGCTGCTCAAGTACCCGGTGCTCGAGGGGCTGCGGCGGCTCACGATCCAGTTCCGCCCGGGGGCGGTGGAGGAGACGAACGACGCGGTGCGGGCGCTGGCCGCGTGCCCGCACCTGCGGAACCTGCGCGGGCTGTTCCTGGCGTCCCGGTTCGAGGACGCGGTGTGCGAGGCGCTGGCGGCCGCCCCGTGGGGCGGGCTGGAGACGTTCTCGGGGCCGTGCAACGACCTGTCGCCCGTCGGGTTCCGCGTGCTGGCCGCGGCACCGTGGTTCCGCCAGTTGCGCGTGCTGTCGGTCGGCGGGCAGTTCCCGGCCGACGTGTTCGAGGAGCTGTGCGGGCTCCCGCCGCTGCCGCGGCTGCACACCTTGACGCTCGCCGGCAGCACCGCCCCCCCGGCCGCGTGGGACGCGTTCGCGCGGTCCCGCACGTTCCCGGCGCTCGCCGACCTGAAGTGCGAGTACAACATGATGACCGAGGGGCGGTTCGAGGCGCTCGCCGGCGCGACCGGGTTCGCCCTGCGGGCCTTGAGCGTCACCGCGTGCGGGCTGAGCCCGGGGGCGGCCGCGGCCCTCGCGGCCGCCCCGTGGGCGTCGGCCCTCCGCGTCCTCAAGCTCACCTGGACCGCGCTGCCGCCGGGCGACCTCAAGGCCCTCGCCGTGTGCCGGCGGCTCACCGCCCTCCAGCAACTCGACCTGTCGCACAACAGCCGGTTCGGCCCGGCCGCGCTGGCGGGGCTCGCGGCCAACCCCGCCCTGGCCGGGTTGCGGTCGCTGCGGCTCGCCGGCTACCGCGGCCCCGGCGCGCTGAACACGACCCACTTCGATCGGTTCCTCGCCAAGTTGAACTGGCCCGACCTGCGGCACCTGGACCTGTCCGGGCAGCCCGTCGGGCCGACGGCCGTGCGGCGGCTCGCCGACCCGAAGTTCGCGCCGCTCCGCCGGCTCGGGCTGCGCGAGTGCCGGCTCACCGACGCGGCCGTGGCCCGGCTGCTCGCGGCGCCCGCGCTCCAGGACCTGATCGAACTGGACCTCGACGACAACCGGCTGAAGACCGGCCCCGCGGCGCTCGGCGACCGGGCCACGCTCCCGAACCTCGCGTCCTGCTCGCTGAGCAGCAACAAGCTCCCGCCCGCGCTCGTGCGCAAGCTCCGGAAGCGGCCCGGCGTGATCGGGCTGTGA
- a CDS encoding cyanophycinase translates to MPTARAAALVLLFTALTSNLGAAPVPSEAGVPPPAPLDPRGLPGPLLIVGGGKLPADARRAFVDVAGKDRAKIVVIPTASADADDPKKADSFLKLWEQLKPASVVALHTRDAQKANDPAFVKPLAEATAVWFSGGDQSKLTAAYRGTLVEKELHRLHARGGIIGGTSAGAAVMTDLMIAGGTDTAKLGDGFGFLPGFVVDQHFVARKREKRLEGVIASHPTRVGLGLDEGTAVLVRGRVARVIGDSTVTVCIAKGAGRAAASDEYKAGSLLDLVQLQRAALNRAAKEPFPPAKPPTPDVKTGALVIVGGGGAGANIWKKFIDLAGGPDSTLVVVTTAMEDPLAPESVEEGALKRNGAKHVVALHTRDRKEADDPKFSDVLTKAKGVWFSGGRQWRFVDAYEGTLTEKRFREVLARGGVIGGSSAGASIQSEFMPRGHPLGNTVMAAEGYERGFGFLPGCAVDQHFFARKRTADMTGLMKRYPQYLGIGIDEGTALVVRGSVAEVIGRTKVAFYDTKKATDGDKDYEEVTVGEKYDLKERKKIK, encoded by the coding sequence ATGCCGACCGCTCGCGCCGCGGCGCTCGTTCTGCTTTTCACGGCCCTCACGTCCAATCTCGGCGCCGCCCCGGTGCCGTCGGAAGCCGGCGTTCCGCCGCCGGCCCCGCTCGACCCGCGCGGGCTGCCCGGGCCGTTACTGATCGTCGGCGGCGGGAAGCTCCCCGCGGACGCGCGGCGGGCGTTCGTGGACGTTGCCGGCAAGGACCGGGCGAAGATCGTCGTGATTCCGACCGCCAGCGCCGACGCCGACGATCCGAAAAAGGCCGACTCGTTTCTGAAGCTGTGGGAGCAGCTGAAACCCGCATCGGTCGTGGCGCTGCACACCCGGGACGCGCAGAAGGCCAACGACCCCGCGTTCGTCAAGCCGCTCGCCGAGGCGACCGCGGTCTGGTTCAGCGGTGGCGATCAGAGCAAACTGACGGCGGCGTACCGGGGCACGCTGGTCGAGAAGGAGTTGCACCGGCTGCACGCGCGCGGCGGGATCATCGGCGGCACCTCCGCCGGCGCCGCGGTCATGACCGACCTCATGATCGCCGGCGGTACCGACACCGCGAAACTCGGCGACGGGTTCGGGTTCCTCCCCGGGTTCGTGGTCGATCAGCACTTCGTGGCCCGGAAGCGCGAGAAGCGGCTCGAAGGGGTGATCGCGTCACACCCGACGCGCGTCGGGTTGGGCCTCGACGAAGGCACGGCGGTCCTCGTCCGCGGGCGCGTGGCGCGGGTCATCGGCGATTCGACGGTCACGGTCTGTATCGCGAAGGGCGCGGGCCGGGCCGCCGCGAGCGACGAGTACAAGGCCGGCTCGCTGCTCGACCTCGTTCAACTCCAACGCGCGGCCCTCAACCGCGCCGCAAAGGAGCCGTTCCCGCCCGCGAAGCCGCCGACCCCGGACGTGAAGACGGGCGCGCTGGTGATCGTCGGCGGGGGCGGGGCGGGCGCGAACATCTGGAAAAAGTTCATCGACCTGGCCGGCGGCCCAGACTCGACGCTCGTGGTCGTCACCACCGCGATGGAAGACCCGCTCGCGCCCGAATCGGTCGAAGAGGGGGCACTCAAGAGGAACGGGGCGAAGCACGTGGTCGCGCTGCACACCCGCGACCGCAAAGAGGCCGACGACCCGAAGTTTTCGGACGTGCTCACGAAGGCGAAAGGGGTGTGGTTCAGCGGCGGCCGCCAGTGGCGGTTCGTGGACGCCTACGAGGGCACGCTCACCGAGAAGCGGTTCCGTGAGGTGCTCGCGCGGGGCGGCGTCATCGGTGGCAGTTCGGCGGGCGCGAGCATCCAGAGCGAGTTCATGCCGCGCGGGCACCCGCTGGGCAACACGGTGATGGCCGCCGAGGGCTACGAGCGCGGGTTCGGGTTCCTGCCCGGGTGCGCGGTCGATCAGCACTTCTTCGCGCGCAAGCGGACCGCCGACATGACCGGGCTGATGAAGCGGTACCCGCAGTACCTGGGCATCGGGATCGACGAGGGCACCGCGCTGGTCGTCCGCGGGAGCGTGGCCGAGGTGATCGGCCGGACGAAGGTGGCGTTCTACGACACGAAGAAGGCTACCGACGGTGACAAGGACTATGAAGAGGTGACCGTGGGTGAAAAGTACGATCTGAAGGAGCGAAAGAAGATCAAGTGA
- a CDS encoding peptidylprolyl isomerase translates to MALLSGRRLVRGLAFAGVAATGYAFGVTSDRAVAQPQPQPAGLPGTPTLPSGPGAQPLPKSVAPLPQAEPDRRVVAYIHGNIPITRGELGDFLIARGGHEKLELLVNKRIIELEAERRKITLTTVEMKAALEEDVRGLGISKDDFVKHILPKYGKSLYEWTEDVIRPRLLLTKMCQSRVQVSDEDIQKTFENRFGERRAAKIITWNENDFRTAQKQWDEARKSDNDFDRIARMQADPTLAAAGGQVRPIGKHSETENDAVHKELHKLQPGELSAIFKVPSGFMCIKYVAPVPPEANVKLDEKMKEALRKEMFTQRLEREIPKCFKELKDAAQPQVYLKGPPSAAEFREGVSNIINQAGGVPTLPAAPTPPAPKP, encoded by the coding sequence ATGGCGCTTCTCAGTGGTCGCCGGTTGGTGCGGGGGCTGGCGTTCGCCGGCGTTGCCGCCACGGGGTACGCGTTCGGGGTCACCAGTGACCGCGCCGTGGCCCAGCCCCAACCCCAACCCGCCGGGCTGCCCGGCACGCCGACGCTGCCGTCCGGCCCGGGGGCTCAGCCGCTGCCGAAAAGCGTCGCCCCTCTCCCGCAGGCGGAGCCGGACCGTCGGGTGGTCGCGTACATCCACGGCAACATTCCGATCACGCGCGGCGAGTTGGGCGATTTCCTGATTGCCCGCGGCGGACACGAGAAGCTCGAACTGCTCGTCAACAAGCGGATCATCGAACTGGAGGCCGAGCGCCGCAAAATCACCCTCACGACGGTCGAGATGAAGGCCGCCCTCGAAGAGGACGTGCGTGGACTCGGCATCTCCAAGGACGACTTCGTCAAGCACATCCTGCCGAAGTACGGCAAGTCGCTGTACGAATGGACCGAGGACGTGATCCGTCCGCGGCTCCTGCTGACCAAGATGTGCCAGAGCCGCGTCCAGGTGTCCGACGAGGACATTCAGAAGACGTTCGAGAACCGCTTCGGCGAGCGCCGCGCGGCGAAGATCATCACCTGGAACGAGAACGACTTCCGCACCGCTCAGAAACAATGGGACGAGGCCCGTAAGAGCGACAACGACTTCGACCGCATCGCCCGGATGCAGGCAGACCCGACGCTGGCAGCGGCCGGCGGTCAGGTGCGGCCGATCGGCAAGCACTCGGAAACGGAAAACGATGCCGTTCACAAGGAACTGCACAAGCTTCAACCGGGCGAGCTCAGCGCCATCTTCAAGGTGCCCTCCGGGTTCATGTGCATCAAGTACGTTGCCCCGGTGCCGCCCGAAGCGAATGTGAAGCTGGACGAAAAAATGAAAGAGGCCCTCCGTAAGGAGATGTTCACCCAGCGGCTGGAGCGAGAAATCCCGAAGTGCTTCAAGGAACTGAAGGACGCGGCCCAGCCACAGGTGTACCTGAAGGGGCCTCCCAGCGCGGCCGAATTTCGTGAAGGGGTGAGCAACATCATCAACCAGGCCGGCGGCGTGCCGACGCTACCGGCGGCACCCACCCCACCCGCGCCGAAGCCGTAA
- a CDS encoding alpha/beta hydrolase family protein: MNRRDLFRASALGAFSAVSGAACVPHAFGAEAPSGDEAVRKYLAGEAKRISVIGLSGATTRAEWEKARPRLKREFLDMLGLDPLPEKTPLKATVTGTLDRGTVTVEKLHYQSRPGLYVIANLYRPKDVARGTKLPAILYVCGHSGRGRDGNKTAFQDHGLWFASNGYVCLVVDTLQLGEIAGKHHGTYNLNRFWWHSRGYTPAGVECWNGVRGIDYLCSLPYVDAEKIGVTGISGGGATTNWVAAADDRVKVAVPVSGVSDLECYVGDEVINGHCDCMFFHNLYQWEWTTALSLFAPKPLLFANSDGDAIFPMSGNKRIIKRLRKCYSLFDAQEKVDEHVSKGGHDYRPDLRIATFSFFHKHLKGDNTPVTDADFPKIDGKDLRVFPEDKDLPKDAINATADEVFVPVAKVELPTEKNFTDWKAGLLKQLRERVFRALPERVPEIRTTRAWKSEISVAEDYAPFYGFTLSAKTDGDKVLTLLVLNPEEEPDQVESGWGNRFVNSALRVAVAPRGGFGSAWTRKNPPNTVERSFALLGRTADTGRVLDVMAVLSHWKKSVTDADKPLQVRVAGRGPAGVIAVYAAILAPGTVQEVVLIDPPVTHRDGPHFLNVMRVLDVPDALGLLAPTVRLTLAGERAKDKAFERTAAVFAAAGAKDKLKRE; encoded by the coding sequence ATGAACCGCCGCGACCTGTTCCGGGCGTCCGCACTGGGCGCGTTCTCGGCCGTTTCGGGGGCCGCATGTGTGCCCCACGCCTTCGGCGCCGAGGCCCCTTCGGGCGACGAAGCGGTTCGCAAGTATCTCGCGGGGGAAGCGAAACGGATCTCCGTCATCGGCCTCTCCGGCGCGACCACGCGAGCCGAATGGGAGAAGGCCCGGCCGCGCCTGAAGCGCGAGTTCCTCGACATGCTGGGACTCGACCCACTGCCGGAGAAGACCCCACTGAAGGCGACCGTGACCGGAACGCTCGACCGCGGCACCGTGACCGTCGAGAAGTTGCACTACCAGAGCCGCCCGGGGCTGTACGTTATCGCGAACCTGTACCGCCCGAAAGACGTGGCACGGGGCACAAAACTCCCGGCAATCCTGTACGTGTGCGGGCACTCCGGCCGGGGGCGCGACGGCAACAAGACCGCGTTCCAGGACCACGGGCTGTGGTTCGCGTCCAACGGGTACGTGTGCCTTGTCGTGGACACGCTCCAGCTCGGCGAGATCGCGGGCAAGCACCACGGCACCTACAACCTGAACCGGTTCTGGTGGCACTCGCGGGGCTACACGCCCGCCGGCGTCGAGTGCTGGAACGGCGTCCGCGGGATCGACTATCTTTGCTCGCTCCCCTACGTCGACGCCGAGAAGATCGGCGTGACGGGCATCTCCGGCGGCGGCGCGACCACCAACTGGGTTGCCGCGGCCGACGACCGCGTAAAGGTGGCGGTCCCGGTTTCGGGCGTCAGCGATCTGGAGTGTTACGTCGGTGACGAAGTCATCAACGGGCACTGCGACTGCATGTTCTTCCACAACCTTTACCAGTGGGAATGGACGACCGCGCTCTCACTTTTCGCCCCCAAGCCGCTACTTTTCGCCAACAGCGACGGCGACGCGATCTTCCCGATGAGCGGCAACAAGCGCATCATCAAGCGGTTGCGGAAGTGCTACTCCCTGTTCGATGCCCAGGAGAAGGTGGACGAACACGTCTCGAAGGGCGGCCACGACTACCGGCCGGACCTGCGGATCGCCACCTTCAGCTTCTTCCACAAGCACCTCAAGGGTGACAACACGCCCGTCACGGACGCCGATTTCCCGAAGATCGACGGAAAGGACTTGCGCGTCTTCCCGGAAGACAAGGACCTCCCGAAAGACGCGATCAACGCGACCGCCGACGAGGTGTTCGTTCCGGTCGCGAAAGTCGAACTCCCGACGGAGAAGAACTTCACGGACTGGAAAGCCGGGTTGCTGAAGCAGCTTCGCGAGCGGGTGTTCCGCGCGCTGCCGGAGCGGGTGCCGGAGATCCGTACCACGCGGGCTTGGAAGTCGGAGATCTCCGTCGCAGAGGACTACGCGCCGTTCTACGGCTTCACGCTCAGCGCCAAAACGGACGGCGACAAGGTACTTACCCTCCTCGTGCTGAACCCCGAAGAGGAGCCGGACCAAGTTGAGAGCGGATGGGGCAACCGGTTCGTGAATAGTGCGTTGCGCGTCGCCGTTGCCCCGCGCGGCGGGTTCGGGTCGGCCTGGACCCGCAAGAACCCGCCGAACACCGTGGAGCGATCGTTCGCGCTGCTGGGGCGCACCGCGGACACGGGCCGCGTCCTCGACGTGATGGCCGTGCTGTCTCACTGGAAGAAGTCAGTGACCGACGCCGACAAGCCGCTTCAGGTGCGCGTGGCGGGCCGCGGCCCCGCCGGGGTCATTGCGGTCTACGCCGCCATACTTGCTCCGGGCACCGTTCAGGAAGTCGTGCTGATCGACCCGCCCGTTACGCACCGCGACGGCCCACATTTCCTGAACGTGATGCGGGTGCTCGATGTCCCGGACGCCCTCGGACTGCTCGCCCCGACTGTGCGCCTGACCCTGGCCGGCGAGCGCGCGAAAGATAAAGCGTTCGAGCGCACCGCAGCGGTTTTCGCGGCGGCTGGCGCCAAAGACAAATTGAAGCGCGAGTAG